The following are encoded together in the Ignavibacteriales bacterium genome:
- a CDS encoding MBL fold metallo-hydrolase yields the protein MFFGKIVNIFLMLMGVMIMQLLCGCSVLYNGAPSDHFDGSRFFNKEPDHNFWDEVKWLWQMDTVEWPEYIEDDPQPKPESYVGDGKLKVTYINHATVLIQVDSLNILTDPIWSEYAGPFSWFSPKRIRKPGVDLNDLPKIDFILISHDHYDHLDLKTLEQLLKKHHPVILAGLGIKELLEDEGFDNVYELDWWNEYKINSSETKFIFVPSLHGSGRTLFGGNRTLWGGFVIQSKSGNIYFAGDTGYGNFLDSLKKKFSDFRLTILPVGNYEKRWFMKTQHMNPEDAVKTHRLLNSRQSIGIHYATFAEHPEQAVDAHEKDLKSALVKYNMPDSSFLILRFGEGLFVE from the coding sequence ATGTTTTTTGGCAAAATTGTTAATATTTTTTTAATGCTGATGGGCGTAATGATTATGCAATTGCTTTGCGGTTGCTCAGTATTATACAATGGTGCGCCATCCGATCACTTTGACGGAAGCCGGTTCTTTAATAAAGAACCCGATCACAATTTTTGGGATGAAGTGAAATGGCTGTGGCAAATGGATACTGTAGAATGGCCTGAATATATTGAAGATGATCCACAGCCTAAACCAGAAAGTTATGTTGGTGATGGCAAACTGAAAGTTACATATATAAATCACGCGACAGTTTTAATTCAGGTAGATAGCCTCAATATTCTTACAGATCCTATTTGGTCGGAATATGCGGGACCTTTTTCATGGTTCAGTCCAAAAAGAATCCGCAAGCCTGGGGTAGATCTAAATGATTTGCCGAAGATAGATTTTATACTGATAAGTCATGACCATTATGACCATCTTGATTTAAAAACATTAGAGCAGTTATTAAAAAAGCATCATCCGGTAATATTAGCAGGATTGGGAATAAAGGAACTGCTTGAAGATGAAGGTTTCGATAATGTTTATGAGCTTGATTGGTGGAATGAATATAAAATTAATTCATCAGAAACGAAATTTATTTTTGTTCCATCGCTTCATGGTTCCGGCAGAACTTTGTTTGGAGGCAATAGAACTCTTTGGGGCGGATTCGTAATCCAGTCAAAATCAGGAAACATTTATTTTGCCGGTGATACAGGCTACGGAAATTTTCTTGATTCACTAAAGAAAAAGTTTTCTGATTTCAGGTTAACAATCCTTCCTGTTGGTAATTATGAAAAGAGATGGTTTATGAAGACCCAACATATGAATCCTGAAGACGCGGTTAAAACGCACAGGTTGCTAAACTCCAGACAAAGTATTGGAATTCATTATGCAACATTTGCAGAACACCCGGAGCAGGCTGTTGATGCACATGAGAAAGACCTGAAATCAGCATTAGTTAAATATAATATGCCGGATTCTTCATTTTTGATTTTGAGATTTGGTGAAGGACTTTTTGTTGAATAA
- a CDS encoding T9SS type A sorting domain-containing protein, protein MKNHFKIILLTVFLCQILSVENISQTKVDHFSNENYLPVELIYFYPQITANVVWLYWGTATEVNNYGYDIERSDSSQNWEAIGFVLGHGNSFSPKDYNFEDSTLTKNGIYFYRLKQIDTDGGIEYSDTVRILFSGITSVEINNTVTSFRLNQNYPNPFNPSTIISWQLPANGNVSLKIYDVFGREISTLIDDEILQRGRVGKYQVEFNSAGLASGIYFYKMEFQSSDSKYISVRKMNFIK, encoded by the coding sequence TTGAAAAATCATTTTAAAATTATTTTGTTAACTGTTTTCCTTTGCCAGATTCTTTCAGTGGAAAATATTTCGCAAACTAAAGTGGATCATTTTTCAAATGAAAATTACCTTCCAGTAGAATTGATTTATTTCTATCCGCAAATTACAGCAAATGTTGTATGGCTTTATTGGGGAACCGCAACGGAAGTAAACAATTATGGGTATGATATTGAACGAAGCGACAGTTCACAAAATTGGGAAGCAATTGGATTTGTTTTAGGTCATGGTAATAGTTTTTCTCCCAAGGATTACAATTTTGAAGACAGCACTCTTACAAAGAACGGAATTTATTTTTATAGACTTAAGCAAATTGATACAGACGGGGGAATAGAATATTCTGATACGGTTAGAATTTTGTTTTCCGGAATTACTTCAGTAGAAATAAATAATACCGTGACAAGTTTTAGGCTTAACCAGAATTATCCTAATCCTTTTAATCCAAGTACGATTATTAGCTGGCAATTGCCCGCAAATGGAAATGTTTCATTAAAAATTTATGATGTATTCGGAAGAGAAATATCAACTCTAATTGATGATGAAATCCTGCAAAGAGGGAGGGTTGGAAAATATCAGGTTGAATTCAATTCAGCAGGTTTAGCCAGTGGAATTTATTTTTACAAAATGGAATTTCAATCTTCTGATTCAAAATATATTTCTGTTAGGAAAATGAATTTTATTAAATAG
- a CDS encoding VOC family protein, which produces MVNAINWFEIPVIDFAKAKKFYESIFGYTMDAQDMMGFQMGFFKCDKEAVGGAIVKGEGYKPSTEGTVVYLNGGDDLTTVLSKVEAAGGKVVLPKTLITAEIGYWAFFIDVEGNKIGLHSVH; this is translated from the coding sequence GTGGTTAACGCTATCAACTGGTTCGAAATTCCAGTAATCGATTTCGCAAAAGCAAAAAAATTTTACGAATCGATCTTTGGTTATACAATGGATGCCCAGGACATGATGGGTTTTCAAATGGGTTTTTTCAAGTGCGATAAGGAAGCTGTTGGCGGAGCAATTGTTAAAGGTGAAGGTTATAAACCATCTACAGAAGGCACTGTTGTTTATTTAAATGGTGGTGATGATTTAACCACTGTTCTTTCTAAAGTAGAAGCTGCCGGTGGAAAAGTTGTTTTACCAAAAACATTAATTACAGCGGAAATTGGATATTGGGCATTTTTTATTGATGTAGAAGGAAATAAAATTGGTCTTCATTCAGTTCATTAA
- a CDS encoding DUF3795 domain-containing protein, translating to MEEILARCGYRCDLCPAFNPNIKSFDDKKKISEKWHQYFDFYLAPEEIGCDGCLKDAKLLDSNCTVRPCVLGKELVNCGYCNEFGCDKLKTRMDAMEEAIKNHKDISKEDYNLYIQPYESRNRLMNFRKK from the coding sequence ATGGAAGAAATATTAGCCCGTTGTGGATACAGATGCGATCTGTGCCCCGCATTCAATCCCAACATAAAAAGTTTTGATGACAAGAAGAAGATAAGTGAAAAGTGGCATCAGTATTTTGATTTCTATTTGGCTCCGGAAGAAATTGGCTGTGATGGTTGCTTAAAAGACGCTAAGCTGCTCGATTCAAATTGTACTGTTAGACCATGTGTTCTTGGGAAAGAATTAGTGAATTGTGGATATTGTAATGAGTTTGGGTGTGATAAATTGAAAACCAGAATGGACGCGATGGAAGAGGCGATTAAAAATCATAAAGATATTTCTAAGGAAGATTATAATCTCTACATTCAGCCATACGAAAGCCGTAATCGATTGATGAATTTCAGAAAGAAATGA
- a CDS encoding cupin domain-containing protein, with the protein MEEIFPQPIKNLPQADIPIKGITSYLSQAVNHQIIFMEFSEDVEVPEHFHESQWGIVLEGKIDLTIDGVQESYLKGDRYFILKGVKHSAKIYAGYADITFFNQKDRYNKK; encoded by the coding sequence TTGGAAGAGATTTTCCCACAACCAATTAAAAATTTACCACAAGCGGATATTCCAATTAAAGGAATCACCTCTTATCTATCGCAAGCAGTAAATCATCAAATAATCTTTATGGAATTCAGTGAGGATGTTGAAGTGCCAGAGCATTTTCATGAAAGTCAATGGGGAATTGTTCTGGAAGGAAAAATTGATTTAACAATTGATGGAGTACAGGAGAGTTATTTAAAAGGTGATAGGTATTTCATTCTAAAAGGAGTAAAACACTCGGCTAAGATTTACGCGGGTTATGCCGATATTACTTTCTTTAATCAAAAAGATAGATATAATAAAAAGTAA
- a CDS encoding isoprenylcysteine carboxylmethyltransferase family protein, translated as MKKENSYILDNKQPIGKKTFWIASLFYILIAFEFMFMASPFAIYFYAVYGKGLGFLNDSPILAWLCRAFLPHIVKETYNGLLDIHNIIGWILIIFGFTGFCFGAAQVYYYKLTRKKEVIGGIYRIIRHPQYASLIICGLGLLILWPRYIALLSYLFMLFVYYFLAKMEERECEEKFGETYIEYKRKTQMFFPIRIAEFNNYYKLPSSGFIRYLTIVTLYIITAVCAIGLANLLEEISINSLYAKFNKDAAYISISKMEQAKLTKLVKIANANPEVQKHLMSSQGKNNKFINYILPVNWYVQEIPMNKVYEDTDHYLPDNYDKNIYKIVFTKAILRNGQEAEGKEILFSAAKRIPVIEVIVNLSKNSVTRIANPPVNFKYMNIPVPLY; from the coding sequence ATGAAAAAAGAGAATTCTTATATCTTGGATAATAAACAACCGATTGGTAAAAAAACTTTTTGGATTGCATCCTTATTTTACATCCTGATTGCGTTCGAGTTTATGTTTATGGCAAGTCCTTTTGCAATTTATTTTTATGCAGTTTATGGAAAAGGATTGGGCTTTCTTAATGATAGTCCGATTCTTGCCTGGTTATGCCGAGCCTTTCTTCCGCATATTGTTAAAGAAACATATAATGGATTATTGGATATACATAACATAATCGGCTGGATTCTCATAATATTTGGTTTTACTGGTTTCTGTTTTGGCGCTGCACAAGTTTACTATTACAAACTTACACGCAAGAAAGAAGTAATCGGCGGTATTTACCGCATCATACGCCATCCGCAATATGCTTCACTTATAATTTGTGGTTTGGGATTGCTTATCTTATGGCCAAGGTATATAGCTCTTCTTTCTTATCTGTTTATGCTTTTTGTTTATTACTTTCTTGCAAAAATGGAAGAGCGCGAATGCGAAGAAAAATTTGGCGAGACATACATCGAGTACAAAAGAAAAACACAAATGTTCTTCCCAATTCGAATTGCGGAATTCAATAATTATTATAAACTGCCTTCATCTGGATTTATCAGATATCTAACTATCGTCACCTTATATATAATAACTGCTGTATGTGCAATTGGATTAGCAAATCTTCTTGAAGAGATTTCTATTAATAGTCTGTATGCAAAGTTTAACAAAGATGCGGCATATATTTCTATTTCAAAAATGGAGCAAGCAAAACTTACCAAACTTGTTAAAATAGCTAATGCTAATCCGGAAGTTCAAAAACATTTGATGAGCAGTCAGGGAAAAAATAATAAGTTCATCAATTATATATTACCAGTAAATTGGTATGTGCAGGAGATACCAATGAACAAAGTTTACGAAGATACAGACCATTACCTGCCAGATAATTATGATAAGAACATTTATAAAATTGTTTTTACAAAAGCAATTTTACGTAACGGACAAGAAGCAGAAGGAAAAGAAATTCTTTTTAGCGCAGCCAAAAGAATTCCGGTAATTGAAGTAATTGTAAATCTATCAAAAAATTCAGTTACACGAATTGCAAATCCGCCGGTTAATTTCAAGTATATGAATATTCCCGTTCCATTATATTGA
- a CDS encoding TonB-dependent receptor, translating into MKSTFLIILLCFCISIFAQKKGSVKGKVIDKKTKQPLIGANVSVQGTSLGASTDGEGYYLISNVDEDIYKLQVSYLGYNNYLETDVRVIRNKTTYVKEIELVESFISSKEVNVTAGVFNEDKEFPVSAYGFEREEIKRAPGAAGDIFRAVETIPGVSSSGGEFSSFSVRGGAPRENIIMVDNIPFSSISHFTESSGNEEIQGGRFSIFASGLVEKAKFQGGGFGARFGGKNASLLDLSIKEGNRESFSLNGTYDLLGWEANYDGPSYLFKNSSMVFSARHQDFKTLLDMINELSHGHPKYSDFLFKFTSEINQSHKISLLSIYSTETYQRTVEHIFKLKNPTDPDLVNQNEDKILTGLNWRWLTSPSSVLNTNVYFNKIDRTDKVGTAYLDKENGIAPQKEKVSTRFPIIQDNSVTDVFGAKSELSYSVSKNVLFSSGIQFQTSKRNFSLSQFGEDTIYTYNSNDLPYMNGNKYYITNPADVNFSFKGRRNEAAAYTEVSFSPIECLNINSGLRFEYDDMIKKSFISPRISGSYQLSPIQTINFAAGIYNQAPEIEYLTTNGKNRNLTNEKAAHFIFGFTNYLSEDIKLTIEGYYKQLWDLLVKPAYGSNAMVNNGKGYVYGLDFGLLKRFSDKYYGQINYSYSVSKRKNADAMAYYNSSFNQPHIFNVLIGYQFNDNWSISVKWKYATGRPSDTYIVYSDVLNNPNKVRYSMEILAKNNKRFDDYHALNFRIDYRHQFISNLALIAFIDVINVYDNKNTFQETLNSRTGEVIKEGSMVYPTFGFKFEF; encoded by the coding sequence ATGAAAAGTACATTCTTAATAATTTTACTTTGTTTCTGTATTTCAATTTTTGCACAGAAAAAAGGCAGCGTTAAAGGAAAGGTAATTGATAAAAAAACAAAGCAGCCTTTAATTGGCGCTAATGTTTCTGTACAGGGTACTTCGCTTGGCGCATCAACCGATGGCGAAGGATATTATCTCATCAGCAATGTTGACGAAGATATTTATAAGCTGCAGGTGAGTTACTTGGGATATAATAATTATTTAGAAACTGATGTGCGGGTTATCAGGAATAAAACAACATATGTTAAAGAAATAGAATTAGTCGAATCTTTTATTTCCAGCAAGGAAGTAAATGTAACGGCAGGTGTATTTAATGAAGATAAAGAATTTCCAGTTTCTGCATATGGATTTGAACGTGAAGAAATTAAAAGAGCGCCCGGAGCAGCAGGTGATATATTCAGAGCAGTTGAAACAATACCCGGTGTATCAAGCAGCGGCGGTGAGTTCAGTTCCTTCTCTGTCCGCGGTGGAGCGCCAAGAGAAAATATTATTATGGTGGATAATATTCCTTTCTCGAGTATTTCACATTTTACGGAATCAAGCGGCAATGAAGAAATTCAGGGCGGGCGTTTCAGTATCTTTGCTTCAGGATTAGTTGAGAAAGCAAAATTTCAAGGGGGCGGTTTTGGTGCCAGGTTTGGCGGAAAGAATGCCTCTCTTTTAGACCTATCTATTAAAGAGGGAAACCGCGAAAGCTTCTCACTTAATGGTACATATGATTTACTTGGCTGGGAAGCCAATTATGATGGTCCTTCATATCTCTTTAAGAATTCAAGTATGGTTTTTTCTGCACGTCATCAGGATTTTAAAACATTATTGGATATGATTAACGAGTTAAGTCATGGGCACCCGAAGTATTCCGATTTTTTATTCAAATTCACTTCCGAAATAAACCAAAGCCACAAAATTTCACTACTATCAATTTACTCAACCGAAACATACCAGCGAACAGTAGAACATATTTTTAAATTGAAAAATCCGACCGATCCTGATTTGGTAAATCAAAATGAGGACAAGATTTTAACAGGTCTTAACTGGCGTTGGCTTACTTCGCCATCCAGCGTATTAAACACTAATGTATATTTCAACAAAATTGACCGCACTGATAAAGTTGGTACAGCTTACCTTGATAAGGAAAACGGAATTGCTCCACAAAAGGAAAAGGTATCAACAAGATTTCCAATTATTCAGGACAACTCTGTTACTGATGTTTTTGGGGCAAAGTCGGAGTTAAGCTATTCCGTTTCGAAGAATGTTTTATTTAGTTCCGGAATTCAATTTCAAACATCAAAAAGAAATTTTAGTCTTTCGCAATTTGGGGAAGACACAATTTATACTTATAACAGCAACGATTTGCCTTATATGAACGGTAATAAATATTATATTACAAATCCTGCTGATGTAAACTTTTCGTTCAAAGGAAGAAGAAATGAAGCGGCAGCTTATACTGAAGTTTCTTTTTCTCCAATTGAATGTTTGAATATCAATTCGGGATTGCGATTTGAATATGATGACATGATTAAAAAATCTTTTATCTCGCCAAGAATAAGCGGTTCGTATCAATTGTCTCCGATTCAAACTATTAACTTTGCTGCTGGTATTTATAATCAAGCGCCTGAAATTGAATATCTGACAACCAATGGAAAGAATAGAAATCTTACTAACGAAAAAGCGGCTCACTTTATTTTCGGCTTTACCAATTACCTGAGCGAGGATATTAAGCTTACCATTGAAGGGTATTATAAACAATTATGGGATTTACTCGTTAAACCGGCATATGGCAGTAATGCTATGGTTAACAACGGTAAGGGTTATGTATACGGATTAGATTTTGGTTTGTTAAAAAGATTTTCCGACAAATATTACGGTCAGATAAACTACTCATATTCTGTAAGCAAAAGAAAAAATGCAGACGCGATGGCATATTATAATTCCTCTTTCAATCAGCCGCATATATTTAATGTACTTATTGGTTATCAGTTTAACGATAACTGGTCAATCTCTGTTAAGTGGAAATATGCTACAGGAAGACCGTCTGATACATATATAGTTTATTCCGATGTGTTGAATAACCCAAACAAGGTTAGATATTCAATGGAGATACTTGCAAAGAATAACAAACGTTTTGACGACTACCATGCACTGAACTTTAGAATTGACTATCGACATCAGTTTATTAGCAATCTGGCGTTGATTGCATTTATTGATGTTATAAACGTCTATGATAACAAAAATACTTTTCAGGAAACTCTGAATTCCAGAACCGGCGAAGTTATTAAAGAAGGCTCAATGGTTTACCCAACTTTTGGATTCAAGTTTGAGTTTTAG